The genomic DNA TCATTCATCTCAACCGGGTGTGGCGGATGACAATTGAGATTTTTGATTTCCTGAACGGGACTGACTGTAGCCCCTTTAGCTGAAAGGTGGGCTGTCATTTGGGTTGTGTTTCTACAAGGTATCGCTGGGTAACTCCATCTTAACGAATGAGAATGATTAGCGTTTCCACTTTTCTGGCTCAGCCGACGTGAGTTAAGCCTGAAGTTTACCCCGCCGCCAGTTATCTTTACAGAACCCTGAACGCTACGGTGCAAGGATTACAAAACCCGAAAGTGCGGTTGAGTGGCCTACCCGCCTCAATCGCACTCCAGTTTTTTGTGAGTAAAGATTAACCGCAGGTACAACCGTGATGGCTACACCCTGCACCATCGGTGTGACCATTAGCACAAGATTCACTACAGTACAATTTTTCATCCTTTTCTACGGCATCAGCGGTAGAAATGACGCATAGGCAAGATTCACAGGCACATTTCATGGAAGTTACGGTGGTCATGATGGTTTCCTTATGCATTCTGATATTAATCTAACGTATGAACAGGTATTCAGACATAATGAAGAATAATCCTTAACATTCCTTAAGATTTAATCCGGAATAAAACTGTTGCCAAGACTTGTTAAATTTGCTACTTTAGTTAAGCGCCGAAAATAACAAGCCGGGATAGCTCAGTTGGTAGAGCAGAGGACTGAAAATCCTCGTGTCCGGAGTTCAAATCTCCGTCCTGGCATTCAAAATTGTACAGTGACTAATTAATTGTCGTTGGTGACAGATTGATGTCATCGGTGACAAATTAGTGTCGTTAAGACGAATTATGTGTCGCTGTGACGAATTATTATATAGGTAAATAATAGTGACAAATTATTGTCATCGATCGTCTACTCATCAATTTTCAGTCCTCTGCTCCTTTCAATCCACCATTAATCTTAAATAATAGGAAAACTACGTTTATCCATTAAGACGTAAGAAGCGTAGCATTTTCAACCCACCCCTAGCTGGGATGGTCGTTGAAACGCGAGGGGAATGCTGTCCAAATAGCGCAATGTCCCTTTCAACCCACCCCTAGCTGGGATGGTTGTTGAAACAATAAAGCTCGTGTTGGAGTCAACCAGTTGGAATGCTTTCAACCCACCCCTAGCTGGGATGGTTGTTGAAACTTCTTGAACTAAAAACTCTCGTGGCCCATACACGCCACTTTCAACCCACCCCTAGCTGGGATGGTTGTTGAAACCCAGATTGGTGCACTTATTCGCTCGACATTGAGGACAGCCTTTCAACCCACCCCTAGCTGGGATGGTTGTTGAAACTCTTCCCACCTAGACCCTTATCTATACTCCCCTTTGGGAAGCCTTTTTGACGGCTCCCGAAAATTCCTGCTCAATCTCCTGAAAAAAGAGAAAATTGCTAACTGCCGAAATTCCTTAAACAAATACTAGACAAGGGTTTTGAACTTCTGACGGCTCCCTGGGGTTTTTGCCCCCGCTTTCAGCCGTCAGAAAAAAGAATGAGAGTGGATTCCTCCTTGCTCGGAGGTGATTGGGTAGCCATCACTGTAGTATGTCTACGTGCCTATTGCTGGGAGCGCACCTTATTCCTGCCCACAAGGGACAGCAGCATCAGGTTGGACAGCTACCAGGGTCAGAAAGCACAACTGTCTTCCAACAGTTAAACTAACCCATACTGTTCGCAGTTCAGCGGTTCAAAGAACATGACCTGCGGCGCTATAGCCTTTCCTGAGCTAGTGAGGTACACTTTGGGAGGTTGATAGCATATTTTCCATCAGGCACAAATGAAGGCATACTCGTTGGATATACGCCAAAAAATTGTGGATGTTTACAGGGCAGGCAATATTTCTCAACGTCAGCTAGC from Microcoleus sp. AS-A8 includes the following:
- a CDS encoding metallothionein, which translates into the protein MTTVTSMKCACESCLCVISTADAVEKDEKLYCSESCANGHTDGAGCSHHGCTCG